The Claveliimonas bilis genome window below encodes:
- a CDS encoding DMT family transporter — translation MAGFFIALLSGALMSVQGVFNTQVTKTTGMYVSNGWVQFSAFLVCLAVWFFMGRDSIGAIARVEPKYMLLGGVIGAGITWTVIKSMEQLGPAKAALLIVIAQLTVAYVIELFGMFGVEKEPLEWRKLGGLALSLIGVAIFQWK, via the coding sequence ATGGCTGGTTTTTTCATTGCGCTTTTGTCCGGTGCATTGATGAGCGTGCAGGGAGTATTCAATACACAGGTGACAAAGACAACAGGGATGTATGTCAGCAATGGCTGGGTACAGTTCAGCGCCTTTTTGGTCTGCCTGGCAGTGTGGTTTTTTATGGGACGTGACAGTATCGGGGCCATTGCCCGTGTGGAACCCAAATATATGCTGTTGGGAGGCGTGATCGGAGCAGGAATTACCTGGACAGTTATTAAAAGCATGGAGCAGCTGGGACCGGCAAAAGCGGCGCTTCTCATTGTCATCGCACAGCTTACGGTAGCTTATGTGATAGAATTGTTCGGCATGTTTGGCGTTGAAAAAGAACCGCTGGAATGGAGAAAACTGGGAGGACTTGCGTTGTCTTTGATTGGAGTTGCAATTTTCCAATGGAAATAG
- a CDS encoding aspartate aminotransferase family protein: MKNKWMDEADHALLHTYNRYPIVLEKGEGVYLYDTEGKKYLDFAAGIAVCSLGYGHKGYTEALKSQIDLLLHTSNLYYSRPAADAAAKLAKAAQMDRIFFTNSGTEAIEGALKAARKYAYTEGSGKFEIIAMEHSFHGRSMGALSVTATESYRTPFEPLIGGVKFARYNDLESVKEQFSDKTCAVIMETLQGEGGIYPIDPEFFRGVRELCDERGALLILDEIQCGMGRTGTMFAWQDYGVKPDIMAMAKAIGGGVPVGAFAMTEKVAEKSLAPGDHGTTYGGNPFVCAAVSKVLDIYEEEHILEHVKKVSAYLEKKLDALAAKSDAVKERRGKGLMQGLAMNVPVGEVIAKAQEEGLLVISAGGNVLRIVPPLIITEDYVDEMIEKLKKAL; the protein is encoded by the coding sequence ATGAAGAATAAATGGATGGATGAGGCGGATCATGCGCTTCTCCACACTTACAATCGGTATCCTATTGTGCTGGAAAAGGGAGAAGGCGTGTATCTGTATGATACAGAGGGAAAGAAATACCTTGATTTTGCAGCCGGAATTGCCGTGTGCAGCCTGGGATATGGACATAAAGGCTATACAGAAGCATTGAAATCACAGATAGATCTTTTGCTGCATACGTCTAATCTCTACTACAGCCGTCCGGCAGCGGATGCGGCGGCCAAGCTTGCCAAAGCAGCACAGATGGACCGGATCTTTTTTACCAACAGCGGCACAGAGGCTATCGAAGGAGCACTGAAGGCGGCAAGAAAGTATGCTTACACAGAAGGTTCCGGAAAATTTGAGATCATTGCTATGGAACATTCTTTCCACGGAAGAAGTATGGGAGCGCTTTCTGTGACAGCCACAGAAAGCTACAGGACACCATTTGAACCGCTGATCGGAGGTGTGAAATTTGCCCGTTATAACGATCTGGAAAGCGTAAAGGAACAGTTTTCTGATAAGACCTGTGCGGTCATCATGGAAACCCTTCAGGGAGAGGGCGGCATTTATCCTATAGATCCGGAATTTTTCCGGGGAGTGCGAGAGCTTTGTGATGAGAGAGGAGCGCTTCTCATCCTGGATGAGATCCAGTGCGGCATGGGACGGACAGGAACTATGTTTGCCTGGCAGGATTACGGTGTGAAGCCGGATATTATGGCAATGGCAAAGGCTATCGGAGGAGGCGTCCCGGTAGGGGCATTTGCCATGACAGAAAAGGTGGCAGAGAAGTCTTTGGCACCCGGAGATCATGGAACAACCTATGGAGGAAATCCTTTTGTATGTGCGGCAGTTTCCAAAGTTCTTGACATTTATGAGGAGGAACATATCCTGGAACACGTCAAAAAGGTGTCGGCGTACCTGGAAAAGAAGCTGGATGCACTTGCAGCCAAGAGCGATGCTGTAAAAGAACGGCGCGGAAAAGGTCTGATGCAGGGGCTTGCAATGAACGTTCCGGTAGGAGAAGTGATCGCAAAGGCGCAGGAGGAAGGACTGCTTGTCATTTCAGCAGGAGGGAATGTCCTCCGCATTGTACCGCCGCTTATCATCACGGAAGATTATGTGGATGAAATGATTGAAAAGCTGAAAAAGGCGTTATAA
- the holA gene encoding DNA polymerase III subunit delta — translation MKSLNEDIKTGQLKNMYLLYGEEAYLKKQYKKRLTRAIIPEGDTMNYSYYEGKGISIPEIIDLAETMPFFSDRRLIVIENSGFFKNASPELADYLKTAPDTAFFLFIEEEVDKRGKMYKTVKEKGRITELGYQDEKTLLLWIAGAVKREKKKIQESTARHLLSKVGTDMENLEKELEKLFSYTAFKEEITVEDVDAVCTTQITDHIFDMVEAVAMKQQKKALDYYYDLLALKIPPMKILALLTRQFRLLMEVKLLVSRGYARPKVAEVTGLHPYVAGKYMSQCKSFSGRDLRGIMEDAAEMEEAVKTGRLADTMCVELFIVKYSMKD, via the coding sequence ATGAAAAGTTTAAATGAAGATATTAAGACAGGACAATTGAAAAACATGTACCTTCTCTACGGAGAGGAAGCTTATCTGAAAAAGCAGTACAAAAAAAGACTGACCCGGGCGATCATACCGGAAGGGGATACCATGAACTATTCCTATTATGAAGGGAAAGGAATTTCCATCCCGGAAATCATCGACCTGGCGGAGACTATGCCCTTCTTTTCAGACAGGAGACTGATCGTCATTGAAAATTCAGGATTTTTTAAAAATGCTTCTCCGGAGCTGGCCGACTATCTCAAGACAGCTCCGGATACTGCCTTTTTTCTTTTTATAGAAGAAGAGGTGGACAAGCGGGGAAAAATGTACAAGACGGTCAAAGAAAAAGGACGTATTACAGAACTGGGATACCAGGATGAGAAAACACTTCTTCTTTGGATCGCAGGCGCAGTGAAAAGGGAGAAGAAGAAAATCCAGGAATCCACAGCAAGACATCTGCTCTCTAAGGTGGGAACAGATATGGAGAATCTGGAAAAAGAGCTGGAGAAGCTGTTTTCTTATACTGCTTTTAAGGAAGAAATTACTGTGGAAGATGTGGACGCAGTCTGCACGACACAGATCACAGACCATATTTTTGATATGGTAGAGGCGGTCGCTATGAAACAGCAAAAGAAAGCGCTGGATTATTATTATGATCTGCTGGCCTTAAAGATACCTCCTATGAAAATCCTGGCACTTTTGACCCGGCAGTTCCGTCTTCTTATGGAGGTTAAGCTTTTGGTATCACGGGGCTATGCAAGACCTAAAGTTGCAGAAGTAACCGGACTTCACCCCTATGTGGCGGGAAAATATATGAGCCAGTGTAAAAGCTTTTCCGGAAGAGATTTAAGAGGAATCATGGAGGATGCCGCTGAAATGGAGGAAGCAGTCAAGACAGGCCGTCTGGCAGATACGATGTGTGTGGAGCTTTTTATTGTCAAGTACAGTATGAAGGATTAG
- a CDS encoding DNA internalization-related competence protein ComEC/Rec2: MKKRILFTICLFLFCLGFGAVHFAGEYFLEELQPSQTEKYIPPDSTVHLEGEVYRKEAREDYQILYLKSNSIIYNRPFKNNSLQESKILLYDPQKTAIKTGNKVQASGNLFFFDEARNPGGFDQKFYYQKQNIHAAIWGKEVRVTDQKVSFLQDKLEQFRDKWKASLYEAAGEEDGGILAAMIIGDKAGMDAEIKELYQVNGIAHILAISGLHLSFIGTGVYQFLRKQTGSYLAGGVAGMMFLLLYVMMIGLTVSALRALVMFLIRVGADMSGRAYDMLTSLLAAAVIVVLWQPLSYYDGGFQMSFGAILGIWIAGQVQRKAEKEREKGKNSRRESGRLAGKWKSSLMASLGVQAVLLPITLYHFFSYPLYSVFLNLLVIPLMSLLLVLGAGGSLLYWVFPQGGGVLIWICKRILDLYEISCRAVMRIPASEIAVGRPELETVIFYYGTVAVALWIFFKHVGRRKWGSLLCVFTACGTLMLAGQVSVYGKTYITVLDVGQGDSIFMRGAKGTTVLVDAGSSTEKQIGKYRIEPFLKSQGVGQLDYVFVTHGDSDHMNGIEEMLSRQGRGVEISCLIFPAREMWDEKLEALAALAEQYEVKIRTVERGQGIISGEWRITCIQPEGKDKFEKGNEASLVLDVSLGKFDLLLTGDVEGEGEKILEERTGKSYDVLKVSHHGSKNSTSAEFLEEVSPDYALISAGENNRYGHPHPDTVERLEDRGCSIYTTIKNGAVTICTDGRKMEIQSFLQE; the protein is encoded by the coding sequence TTGAAAAAAAGAATATTATTTACAATATGTCTTTTCCTTTTCTGTTTGGGATTTGGGGCGGTTCATTTTGCAGGAGAATATTTCCTGGAGGAACTTCAGCCCTCCCAGACAGAGAAATATATTCCGCCTGACAGTACAGTACATCTGGAAGGGGAAGTATACCGGAAGGAAGCAAGAGAAGACTACCAGATCTTATATCTGAAAAGCAATTCTATTATCTATAATCGACCATTCAAAAACAATTCATTGCAGGAATCAAAAATACTCTTATATGATCCACAGAAAACAGCAATCAAAACAGGAAATAAGGTGCAGGCGTCAGGCAATCTGTTTTTCTTTGATGAAGCCAGAAATCCCGGGGGTTTTGATCAGAAATTCTATTATCAGAAACAAAATATCCATGCAGCCATCTGGGGAAAGGAGGTCCGCGTGACAGACCAAAAGGTTTCTTTTCTTCAAGATAAACTGGAGCAATTCCGCGACAAATGGAAAGCGTCGCTTTATGAAGCTGCGGGTGAAGAAGATGGAGGAATCTTAGCGGCCATGATCATCGGAGATAAGGCCGGGATGGATGCGGAAATAAAGGAACTCTATCAGGTCAACGGGATTGCACATATTCTTGCCATATCGGGGCTTCATCTTTCTTTTATCGGGACGGGAGTATATCAGTTTTTAAGAAAACAGACCGGCTCCTATTTGGCAGGCGGTGTGGCAGGAATGATGTTTCTGCTTCTTTATGTTATGATGATCGGTCTGACAGTGTCGGCGCTTCGGGCGCTGGTTATGTTTTTGATACGGGTGGGGGCTGATATGAGCGGACGGGCATATGACATGCTGACCTCCCTTTTGGCGGCCGCTGTTATTGTTGTGCTGTGGCAGCCGCTCTCTTATTATGACGGAGGATTCCAGATGTCTTTCGGTGCAATTCTGGGCATCTGGATTGCAGGGCAGGTACAGCGGAAGGCGGAAAAAGAAAGAGAGAAGGGGAAAAACAGCAGGAGGGAAAGCGGAAGACTTGCGGGGAAATGGAAAAGCTCACTGATGGCCAGCCTGGGTGTGCAGGCAGTTCTGCTGCCAATTACCTTATATCATTTCTTTTCCTACCCACTTTATTCGGTTTTTTTGAATCTTCTGGTCATTCCCCTTATGTCGCTGCTTCTTGTGCTGGGAGCAGGCGGCAGTCTTCTCTATTGGGTGTTTCCTCAAGGTGGCGGTGTTTTGATCTGGATCTGTAAAAGGATACTGGATCTCTATGAAATCTCCTGCAGGGCAGTGATGAGGATTCCTGCCAGTGAGATTGCTGTGGGCCGGCCGGAATTAGAAACTGTCATTTTTTACTATGGAACTGTTGCGGTGGCTCTGTGGATTTTTTTCAAACATGTGGGAAGAAGAAAGTGGGGAAGTCTGCTTTGTGTTTTTACGGCATGCGGAACTCTTATGCTGGCAGGACAGGTATCCGTATATGGGAAGACTTACATTACTGTGCTGGATGTGGGGCAGGGGGACAGCATTTTTATGAGAGGCGCAAAAGGAACCACGGTGCTTGTAGATGCCGGAAGCAGTACGGAGAAACAGATTGGAAAATATAGAATCGAGCCCTTCCTAAAGTCTCAGGGCGTGGGTCAGTTGGACTACGTATTTGTCACTCACGGGGACAGTGATCATATGAATGGAATAGAAGAAATGTTGTCCAGACAGGGCAGAGGGGTGGAGATTTCCTGCCTCATTTTTCCCGCAAGGGAGATGTGGGATGAAAAATTGGAGGCACTTGCTGCATTGGCTGAGCAATATGAAGTGAAGATTCGTACGGTGGAAAGAGGGCAGGGAATCATTTCCGGGGAGTGGAGGATTACCTGCATACAGCCGGAAGGGAAAGATAAGTTTGAAAAGGGAAATGAGGCTTCCCTCGTTTTAGATGTCAGTCTGGGAAAATTTGACCTTCTGCTGACAGGAGATGTGGAAGGAGAGGGGGAAAAGATTCTGGAAGAGCGGACCGGGAAGTCATATGATGTGCTGAAAGTGTCCCATCACGGTTCTAAAAATTCAACTTCTGCAGAATTTCTTGAGGAAGTCTCTCCGGACTATGCGCTGATTTCTGCCGGAGAAAACAACCGTTACGGCCATCCCCATCCGGATACGGTTGAGCGTCTGGAAGATCGGGGATGCAGCATATATACCACGATCAAAAACGGAGCTGTCACTATCTGTACAGATGGGAGGAAGATGGAAATACAAAGTTTCCTGCAAGAATGA
- a CDS encoding GerMN domain-containing protein, whose product MKKKHKSVLWIFICILLCTGCSADSGKEAEKGPYVYYINEKGTSLVRTAWDSSLTEGSAKEQAEEAMELLSSPASDIYKSAVPEGVEAAVERIEKGYADLSFNEAYRNMKKKDEVLMQAAIVQTLVQIEGIDRVGFFIGEEPVKNEDGTSAGYMTEDDFVQNIGSALHSYQKAELKLYFSNIEGNALAEQTVNVRYNSNTSLEKLIVEQLLKGPKDDSCLQTLPPDAVLLGISVKAGICYVNFDEGFLVQGYNNAEPETVIYSLVNSLTESESVREVQISINGESDVLFGNSIDLSKPFSRNMEIVEETK is encoded by the coding sequence GTGAAAAAGAAACATAAAAGTGTCCTGTGGATTTTCATATGTATACTTTTGTGCACCGGCTGTTCGGCAGATAGCGGAAAAGAAGCAGAAAAAGGCCCTTATGTGTACTATATTAATGAAAAGGGGACTTCACTTGTCCGTACAGCGTGGGATTCTTCCTTGACTGAAGGCAGTGCAAAAGAACAGGCAGAGGAGGCTATGGAGCTCCTTTCATCGCCTGCAAGTGATATTTATAAAAGTGCGGTTCCCGAAGGGGTGGAGGCAGCAGTAGAAAGGATAGAAAAAGGTTATGCGGATCTGTCCTTTAATGAAGCCTACAGGAATATGAAAAAGAAGGACGAAGTGCTGATGCAGGCGGCAATTGTGCAGACATTGGTTCAGATAGAGGGAATTGACCGTGTGGGATTTTTTATCGGAGAGGAGCCGGTCAAGAACGAGGATGGTACCAGCGCAGGCTATATGACGGAAGATGATTTTGTACAGAATATCGGTTCAGCGCTCCATTCTTATCAGAAGGCGGAGCTGAAGCTCTATTTTTCCAATATAGAGGGAAATGCTCTGGCAGAACAGACGGTAAACGTGCGTTACAACAGCAATACATCTTTAGAAAAGCTGATCGTGGAACAGCTGCTGAAAGGCCCTAAAGATGACAGCTGTCTGCAGACTCTTCCACCGGATGCGGTTCTTCTGGGGATTTCCGTAAAAGCCGGAATATGTTATGTGAATTTTGATGAAGGATTTCTTGTACAGGGTTATAATAATGCAGAACCGGAAACAGTTATCTACTCTCTTGTCAATTCTCTTACGGAGAGTGAAAGTGTGCGAGAGGTACAGATTTCCATTAACGGGGAATCAGATGTTCTTTTTGGAAATTCCATTGATTTGAGTAAACCTTTTTCCAGAAACATGGAAATTGTGGAGGAAACAAAATAA
- the argJ gene encoding bifunctional glutamate N-acetyltransferase/amino-acid acetyltransferase ArgJ — MEIIKGGVTAAKGFEAACTAAGLKYKDRTDMALVYSQVPCVCAGTFTTNVVKAAPVKWDQKVVKGGKKSQAVIVNSGIANACTGEEGYGYCQETAQKAAEVLGVDADGVLIGSTGVIGRQMPIEKLKKGIEALGEKKQDSLESGTAAAKAIMTTDTAEKELAVTIEAGGKTVTIGGMAKGSGMIHPNMCTMLAFITTDAVISREALQSALSEDVPDTYNMISVDGDTSTNDTVLLLANGLAENEEIQYGTEDYDKFKEALHVINEYLAKKIAGDGEGATALFEAKIVGAETKEQAKILAKAIVCSNLTKTAIAGHDANWGRILCAMGYSGAQFDPEKVDLFFESSAGTIQIIENGTAVDYSEEEATKILSQPEVTARADVKMGEMTASAWGCDLTHGYIEINADYRS; from the coding sequence ATGGAGATTATCAAAGGCGGAGTGACCGCAGCAAAGGGATTTGAAGCAGCATGTACAGCTGCAGGATTAAAGTACAAGGATCGTACGGATATGGCGCTGGTGTACAGCCAGGTACCGTGTGTGTGCGCCGGTACATTTACGACTAATGTGGTAAAAGCAGCGCCGGTAAAATGGGATCAGAAGGTAGTAAAAGGCGGAAAGAAGTCACAGGCGGTTATTGTAAATTCCGGTATTGCCAATGCATGTACCGGAGAAGAAGGGTACGGCTACTGCCAGGAGACCGCACAGAAAGCGGCAGAAGTCCTCGGTGTGGATGCGGATGGCGTCCTCATCGGCTCCACCGGTGTGATCGGCAGACAGATGCCTATCGAGAAACTGAAAAAAGGAATCGAAGCCCTGGGGGAGAAAAAGCAGGATTCACTGGAGAGCGGAACCGCTGCTGCAAAGGCCATCATGACCACAGATACAGCTGAAAAAGAGCTGGCTGTAACTATTGAAGCCGGCGGAAAAACCGTTACTATCGGAGGTATGGCGAAGGGTTCCGGAATGATCCATCCCAACATGTGTACCATGCTTGCATTTATCACGACAGATGCAGTTATCTCCAGGGAAGCGCTCCAGAGTGCTCTTAGTGAAGATGTGCCGGATACCTACAATATGATTTCCGTAGACGGCGATACATCCACAAACGATACGGTTCTTCTCCTCGCAAACGGGCTGGCGGAAAATGAAGAGATCCAATACGGAACAGAAGATTATGATAAATTCAAAGAAGCGCTTCATGTGATCAATGAATATCTGGCCAAGAAAATTGCCGGCGACGGAGAAGGAGCTACCGCGCTTTTTGAGGCGAAAATCGTGGGAGCGGAGACAAAAGAGCAGGCAAAAATCCTGGCAAAAGCCATTGTATGCTCTAACCTTACGAAGACAGCCATTGCCGGACACGACGCAAACTGGGGAAGGATCCTGTGCGCCATGGGATATTCCGGCGCGCAGTTTGATCCGGAAAAAGTGGACCTTTTCTTTGAGAGCAGCGCCGGAACTATTCAGATCATTGAAAACGGAACTGCTGTAGATTACAGTGAAGAAGAGGCGACCAAAATTTTGTCGCAGCCGGAGGTGACGGCCAGAGCTGACGTTAAGATGGGAGAAATGACGGCGTCTGCCTGGGGCTGTGATCTCACCCATGGTTACATTGAGATTAATGCAGATTACAGGAGTTAG
- the argB gene encoding acetylglutamate kinase yields MDNSMQKYLDKAEVLIEALPYIQRFNRKVIVVKYGGSAMVDEELKEHVIQDVTLLKLVGFKPIIVHGGGKEISRWGGKVGMEPQFVNGLRVTDEATMELAEMVLSKVNKELVQLVEGLGVRAIGISGKDGRLLKVKKKLSGGEDIGFVGEVTEVNADILWDLLEKDFLPIVCPVGLDEKFYTYNINADDAACAIARAMHAEKLAFLTDIEGVYKDPKDPETLISELTVTEARGLMEDGYIGGGMLPKLNNCIDAIENGVSRVHILDGRIPHCLLLEIFTNKGIGTAILDDEGSRFCHEE; encoded by the coding sequence ATGGATAATAGTATGCAGAAATATCTGGACAAGGCGGAGGTTCTGATTGAAGCCCTCCCCTATATCCAGCGGTTTAACCGGAAAGTCATTGTTGTAAAGTACGGCGGAAGCGCCATGGTGGATGAGGAGTTGAAAGAACATGTCATTCAGGATGTGACGCTGCTTAAACTGGTAGGATTTAAGCCTATTATTGTACATGGCGGAGGGAAGGAGATCAGCCGCTGGGGCGGAAAAGTAGGAATGGAGCCGCAGTTTGTTAACGGGCTGCGTGTGACAGACGAGGCCACCATGGAATTGGCAGAGATGGTTCTTTCCAAAGTAAATAAAGAGCTGGTACAGCTGGTGGAAGGCCTGGGAGTAAGAGCAATCGGAATCAGCGGAAAGGACGGAAGGCTTCTGAAGGTAAAGAAGAAACTGTCCGGCGGCGAAGACATTGGTTTTGTAGGAGAAGTAACGGAAGTAAATGCAGATATTTTGTGGGATCTTCTGGAAAAAGATTTTCTTCCTATTGTGTGTCCGGTTGGATTGGATGAAAAATTTTACACTTACAATATCAATGCTGACGATGCAGCCTGTGCTATTGCAAGGGCAATGCATGCAGAAAAACTGGCGTTTCTTACAGATATCGAAGGCGTTTACAAAGATCCCAAGGATCCGGAAACCCTTATATCCGAGCTGACAGTCACAGAGGCAAGAGGTCTGATGGAGGACGGATATATTGGAGGCGGTATGCTTCCAAAACTGAACAACTGTATTGACGCTATTGAGAACGGAGTGTCCAGAGTGCATATCCTGGATGGAAGAATACCCCACTGCCTGCTTTTGGAAATCTTTACAAATAAGGGAATTGGAACTGCGATTTTGGATGATGAAGGGAGTAGATTTTGCCATGAAGAATAA
- a CDS encoding HAMP domain-containing sensor histidine kinase: MSIQSGELVTISGVRLYIRNHFFKSLRFRIIFLLMLVGILPCLILKSIILKSYEDRAVDVQTAQIQNQCTILCDQLAAMGYPGKKAAEAMLPELEQLSSIYNGRVMLIDSQFQIVEDTYDLDEEKTIVSEDVIQCFEGEGTKIYDAKSGYIEVTSPIFAADKESVTGVMLVSVSTTPILDSIEVLDAKAWIAEGIIILTVAVLAIILGAVMVRPFARITSSIEAVNEGYDDNYLHENTYTETRLISEAFNKMLGRLKILDDSRQEFVANVSHELKTPITSMKVLADSLLAQENVPVELYQEFMQDLSEEIEREDKIINDLLSLVKMDKTAASLQVKQENINDLLEKILKRLQPIAAARNIEVVFESFRPVNAEVDGVKLSLAITNLVENAVKYNIDGGWVHVSLNADHKFFYIEVADSGIGIPEESKEHIFERFYRVDKSHSREIGGTGLGLAIARNAVVMHRGAIKVYSQLGEGTTFTVRIPLNYIA; the protein is encoded by the coding sequence ATGTCTATACAAAGTGGGGAGTTGGTTACTATTTCAGGGGTTAGGCTGTATATAAGAAATCATTTTTTTAAAAGTCTCAGATTTCGTATTATCTTTTTACTCATGCTGGTAGGGATTCTTCCCTGCCTGATTCTGAAATCCATTATCCTGAAAAGTTATGAAGACAGGGCGGTAGATGTCCAGACCGCCCAGATACAAAATCAGTGTACCATTCTGTGCGATCAGCTTGCCGCTATGGGTTATCCTGGAAAGAAAGCGGCGGAAGCAATGCTGCCTGAGCTGGAGCAGCTGTCCAGCATATATAACGGAAGGGTCATGCTGATAGACAGTCAGTTTCAGATTGTGGAAGATACCTATGATCTGGATGAAGAAAAGACAATCGTATCAGAAGATGTGATCCAATGTTTTGAGGGCGAGGGGACAAAGATTTACGATGCCAAAAGCGGATATATAGAAGTAACATCACCTATTTTTGCAGCGGATAAGGAGAGCGTAACAGGGGTTATGCTTGTCAGTGTATCCACCACACCTATCCTTGACAGCATTGAAGTGCTGGATGCAAAAGCATGGATCGCGGAAGGGATCATCATTCTGACTGTGGCGGTGCTTGCGATTATTCTGGGGGCGGTAATGGTGCGGCCTTTTGCCAGAATTACATCTTCCATTGAGGCGGTGAATGAGGGATACGATGACAATTATCTCCATGAAAATACTTACACAGAGACAAGGCTGATATCAGAAGCTTTTAACAAAATGCTGGGACGCCTGAAAATCCTAGACGATTCCAGGCAGGAGTTTGTGGCGAATGTTTCTCACGAGTTGAAAACACCGATTACTTCTATGAAGGTTCTGGCGGATTCACTGCTTGCCCAGGAAAATGTGCCGGTGGAGCTGTACCAGGAATTTATGCAGGATCTTTCAGAAGAGATTGAAAGAGAGGACAAGATCATCAACGATCTTCTCTCACTTGTAAAAATGGACAAAACAGCAGCTTCTCTGCAAGTGAAGCAGGAAAACATCAATGATCTTTTAGAAAAGATACTGAAGAGACTTCAGCCGATTGCCGCTGCCAGAAATATTGAAGTAGTGTTTGAAAGCTTTCGTCCGGTAAACGCAGAAGTTGACGGAGTAAAGCTTTCTCTTGCTATAACAAATCTCGTAGAAAATGCAGTAAAATATAATATAGACGGCGGATGGGTACACGTGTCTCTGAATGCAGATCATAAGTTTTTTTATATTGAAGTGGCAGATTCCGGAATCGGAATACCGGAAGAGTCCAAAGAGCATATCTTTGAGAGATTTTACCGGGTGGACAAATCTCATTCCAGAGAAATCGGAGGAACCGGACTGGGTCTTGCGATTGCCCGTAATGCAGTAGTTATGCACCGCGGAGCGATCAAGGTATACAGCCAGCTTGGAGAAGGAACAACATTTACTGTAAGGATTCCGCTGAATTATATTGCCTAG
- a CDS encoding helix-hairpin-helix domain-containing protein: MRRKPGMVLIILTMMTFVLSGCQSDEITGEEVTLEEEALQEEKGSGEEQEDGESQEQREGAGKEQTGRTDEGKIWVYVCGQVASPGVYELPEESRIYEAVESAGGILEQGAAESVNLAEKASDGQRIYIPSKEEAAAMPAETPDEGSSGGMNDERVNLNTADKEELMTLTGIGETRAEAILTYREENGSFHSPEDIMNVQGIKEGIYEKIKEQIKTE; encoded by the coding sequence ATGCGTAGAAAACCAGGAATGGTTCTTATAATTTTGACAATGATGACGTTTGTGCTAAGCGGCTGCCAAAGCGATGAGATTACCGGGGAGGAAGTTACCCTGGAGGAGGAAGCGCTGCAGGAGGAAAAAGGCTCCGGTGAGGAGCAGGAAGACGGGGAGAGTCAAGAGCAGCGGGAAGGAGCAGGCAAAGAGCAGACAGGCAGAACAGATGAGGGAAAGATCTGGGTGTATGTCTGCGGACAGGTGGCTTCGCCAGGAGTCTATGAACTGCCGGAAGAGTCCAGAATCTATGAGGCAGTCGAAAGCGCCGGAGGGATTTTGGAACAGGGAGCGGCGGAGAGCGTCAATCTGGCGGAAAAAGCGTCGGACGGACAGCGTATTTATATACCGTCAAAAGAAGAGGCGGCCGCTATGCCGGCTGAAACTCCGGACGAAGGAAGCAGCGGCGGCATGAATGATGAGAGAGTAAATTTAAATACAGCGGATAAGGAAGAGCTGATGACGCTGACGGGAATAGGAGAGACGCGGGCGGAGGCAATTCTGACTTACCGTGAGGAAAATGGAAGCTTTCATTCCCCGGAGGATATTATGAATGTCCAGGGGATCAAAGAAGGCATCTATGAAAAGATTAAGGAGCAGATCAAAACAGAATGA
- a CDS encoding response regulator transcription factor, translating into MSKKVLVVDDEKLIVKGIRFSLEQDGMKVDCAYDGEEALKLAAENTYDIILLDVMLPKKDGFEVCTQIREYSDVPIIMLTAKGDDMDKILGLEYGADDYITKPFNILEVKARIKAIMRRTGKKTEETEDKKIFVKGEMKIDCESRRVVIGEKEINLTAKEFDLLELLATNPGKVYSRESLLNIVWGYEYPGDVRTVDVHIRRLREKIETHPSDPKYVYTKWGVGYYFRG; encoded by the coding sequence ATGAGCAAAAAAGTATTAGTGGTAGATGATGAAAAACTGATTGTTAAGGGGATACGTTTCAGTCTGGAGCAGGATGGAATGAAAGTGGACTGTGCCTATGACGGAGAAGAGGCTCTGAAGTTGGCGGCGGAAAATACATACGATATCATCCTTCTGGATGTAATGCTCCCAAAAAAAGACGGATTTGAGGTGTGTACACAGATCCGGGAATATTCGGATGTGCCCATTATCATGCTGACTGCAAAGGGCGATGATATGGATAAGATCCTGGGCCTGGAATATGGAGCAGATGACTATATTACAAAGCCTTTTAATATTCTGGAAGTCAAAGCCAGGATCAAGGCCATCATGCGCCGCACAGGCAAGAAAACCGAAGAGACAGAAGATAAAAAGATCTTCGTCAAAGGCGAAATGAAAATAGACTGTGAAAGCCGGAGAGTTGTAATCGGCGAAAAGGAGATCAACCTGACGGCAAAGGAATTTGATCTTCTGGAACTTCTGGCAACAAATCCGGGAAAAGTGTACAGCAGAGAAAGTCTGCTCAATATTGTGTGGGGCTATGAGTATCCGGGAGATGTCCGAACGGTAGATGTACATATCCGGCGTCTCAGGGAGAAGATAGAGACCCATCCAAGCGATCCGAAATATGTCTATACAAAGTGGGGAGTTGGTTACTATTTCAGGGGTTAG